The proteins below are encoded in one region of Neisseria bacilliformis:
- a CDS encoding helix-turn-helix domain-containing protein encodes MAVNDKIRALRELNNWSQEEMAERMNISKSSYSRLERDESKLDLAKLEKLAAIFKIDVAELITREDKGMVLLIGTNSGGNHTNYYGNTENMTAEIEKLKLSLQHAQEMLAAKEQMLAQKDSEIAALKALSELLQKQG; translated from the coding sequence ATGGCCGTCAACGACAAAATCCGCGCCCTGCGCGAGCTGAACAACTGGTCGCAGGAAGAGATGGCCGAGCGCATGAACATTTCCAAAAGTAGCTATTCACGGCTGGAACGCGACGAAAGCAAACTGGATTTGGCGAAGCTAGAAAAGCTGGCGGCGATCTTCAAAATCGATGTGGCGGAACTGATTACGCGGGAAGACAAAGGCATGGTGCTGCTGATAGGGACAAACAGCGGCGGTAACCACACCAATTACTACGGCAACACCGAAAACATGACGGCGGAAATCGAAAAACTGAAACTCTCCCTGCAACATGCGCAGGAAATGCTCGCCGCCAAAGAACAAATGCTGGCGCAGAAAGACAGTGAAATCGCCGCGCTCAAAGCACTCAGCGAACTCCTGCAAAAGCAGGGCTGA